One Triticum dicoccoides isolate Atlit2015 ecotype Zavitan chromosome 5B, WEW_v2.0, whole genome shotgun sequence genomic window carries:
- the LOC119312708 gene encoding probable cellulose synthase A catalytic subunit 3 [UDP-forming], which produces MEASAGLVAGSHNRNELVVIRRDGEPGARPLKQQNRGACQICGDDLGLGPGGDPFVACNECAFPVCRDCYEYERREGTQNCPQCKTRYKRLKGCARVPGDEEEDGADDLEDEFNWRDRDDSQYAAESMLHAHMTYGRGGDLDGVHQPFQPNPNVPLLTNGQMVDDIPPEQHALVPSFVGGGGKRIHPLPYADSNLPVQPRSMDPSKDIGSYGYGSVAWKERMESWKQKQERLHQARNDGGKDWNGDGDDADLPLMDEARQPLSRKVPIPSSLINPYRMIIVIRLVIVCLFFHYRVMHPVHDAFVLWLISVICEIWFAMSWILDQFPKWFPIERETYLDRLTLRFDKEGQPSQLAPVDFFVSTVDPAKEPPLVTANTILSILAVDYPVDKLSCYVSDDGAAMLTFEGLSETSEFAKKWVPFCKKYSIEPRAPEWYFQQKIDYLKDKVVPNFVRDRRAMKREYEEFKIRINALVAKAQKVPEEGWTMQDGTPWPGNNVRDHPGMIQVFLGQSGGLDVEGNELPRLVYVSREKRPGYNHHKKAGAMNALVRVSAVLTNAPYMLNLDCDHYVNNSKAVKEAMCFMMDPLVGKKVCYVQFPQRFDSIDRHDRYANKNVVFFDINMKGLDGIQGPIYVGTGCVFRRQALYGYDAPKTKKPPSRTCNCWPKWCVCCFCFGNRKNKKKVTKPKTEKKKRLFFKKEENQSPAYALSEIDEAAAGAETQKAGIVNQQKLEKKFGQSAVFVASTLLENGGTLRCDSPASLLKEAIHVIGCGYEDKTDWGKEIGWIYGSVTEDILTGFKMHCHGWRSIYCIPKRPAFKGSAPLNLSDRLNQVLRWALGSIEIFFSNHCPLWYGYGGGLKFLERFSYINSIVYPWTSIPLLAYCTLPAICLLTGKFITPELSNLASIWYMSLFICIFATGILEMRWARVAVDDWWRNEQFWVIGGVSAHLFAVFQGLLKVIAGVDTSFTVTTKAGDDEEFSELYTFKWTTLLIPPTTLLLLNFIGVVAGISNAINNGYESWGPLFGKLFFAFWVIVHLYPFLKGLLGRQNRTPTIVIVWSILLASIISLLWVRVNPFLAKTDGPLLEECGLDCT; this is translated from the exons ATGGAGGCCAGCGCGGGGCTGGTCGCCGGCTCGCACAACCGCAACGAGCTCGTCGTCATCCGCCGCGACGGGGAGCCAGGG GCGAGGCCGCTGAAGCAGCAGAACCGCGGGGCGTGCCAGATTTGCGGGGACGACCTCGGCCTCGGCCCCGGCGGCGACCCCTTCGTCGCCTGCAACGAGTGCGCCTTCCCCGTCTGCCGCGACTGCTACGAGTACGAGCGCCGCGAGGGCACGCAGAACTGCCCGCAGTGCAAGACCCGCTACAAGCGCCTCAAGG GGTGCGCGCGTGTCCCCGGggatgaggaggaggacggcgCCGACGACCTGGAGGACGAGTTCAACTGGAGGGACAGGGACGACTCGCAGTACGCCGCCGAGTCCATGCTCCACGCCCACATGACCTACGGCCGCGGCGGCGACCTCGACGGCGTGCACCAGCCCTTCCAGCCCAACCCCAATGTtcccctcctcaccaatggccagaTG GTCGACGACATCCCACCGGAGCAGCACGCCCTTGTTCCTTCCTTCGTCGGCGGAGGGGGAAAGAGGATCCACCCGCTCCCTTATGCTGATTCCAACCTTCCTG TGCAACCAAGATCCATGGACCCATCCAAGGATATTGGTTCCTACGGGTACGGTAGCGTCGCCTGGAAGGAGAGGATGGAGAGCTGGAAGCAGAAGCAGGAGAGGCTGCATCAGGCCAGAAATGATGGCGGTAAAGACTGGAACGGGGATGGCGACGATGCAGATCTGCCACT AATGGATGAAGCTAGGCAGCCACTGTCCAGAAAGGTTCCCATTCCTTCAAGCCTGATTAATCCCTACAGGATGATCATTGTGATCCGTTTGGTGATTGTGTGTCTCTTCTTCCACTATCGTGTTATGCATCCGGTGCATGATGCATTTGTTTTGTGGCTCATATCTGTCATATGTGAGATATGGTttgccatgtcttggattcttgatcaATTCCCCAAGTGGTTTCCTATTGAGAGGGAGACTTACCTTGACCGCTTGACATTGAG GTTCGACAAGGAAGGCCAGCCATCTCAACTCGCCCCAGTTGATTTCTTTGTCAGTACGGTCGATCCCGCAAAGGAGCCTCCGCTGGTCACAGCAAACACTATCCTATCTATCCTGGCGGTAGATTATCCGGTTGACAAGCTCTCTTGCTATGTTTCTGATGATGGTGCTGCCATGCTGACATTCGAAGGATTGTCTGAAACATCTGAATTTGCAAAGAAATGGGTTCCTTTCTGTAAGAAGTATAGCATTGAGCCTCGTGCTCCAGAGTGGTACTTCCAACAGAAGATAGACTACCTGAAAGACAAGGTGGTACCAAACTTTGTTAGGGACAGGAGAGCAATGAAG AGAGAGTATGAGGAATTCAAGATCAGAATCAATGCCTTGGTTGCTAAAGCCCAGAAAGTTCCTGAGGAAGGATGGACCATGCAGGATGGAACTCCCTGGCCTGGAAACAATGTCCGTGATCACCCTGGAATGATTCAG GTCTTCCTTGGTCAAAGTGGTGGCCTTGATGTGGAAGGAAATGAGCTGCCTCGATTGGTTTATGTTTCAAGAGAAAAACGGCCAGGCTATAACCATCACAAGAAGGCTGGTGCTATGAATGCATTG GTCCGTGTCTCTGCTGTGCTAACGAATGCTCCATATATGCTGAACTTGGATTGTGATCACTATGTGAACAACAGCAAGGCAGTCAAGGAAGCAATGTGTTTTATGATGGATCCTTTGGTAGGAAAGAAAGTTTGCTACGTGCAGTTCCCACAAAGATTCGACTCCATTGATCGTCACGATCGATATGCTAACAAGAATGTCGTCTTCTTTGAT ATCAACATGAAAGGTTTGGATGGTATTCAAGGCCCCATCTATGTTGGCACGGGATGTGTCTTTAGAAGGCAGGCGCTGTATGGTTATGATGCTCCCAAAACAAAGAAGCCACCGTCAAGGACTTGCAACTGCTGGCCAAAGTGGTGTGTGTGCTGTTTCTGCTTTGGTAacaggaagaacaagaagaaggttaCCAAGCCTAAGAcagagaagaagaagaggttgtttTTCAAGAAGGAAGAGAATCAATCACCTGCGTACGCACTTAGTGAAATTGACGAAGCTGCCGCAG GAGCTGAAACTCAGAAGGCTGGTATTGTAAATCAGCAGAAGTTAGAGAAGAAATTTGGCCAGTCTGCTGTTTTTGTTGCATCAACTCTTCTTGAGAATGGTGGTACCCTGAGGTGTGATAGTCCAGCTTCTCTTCTGAAGGAAGCTATACATGTCATCGGTTGTGGCTATGAAGACAAGACAGACTGGGGAAAAGAG ATTGGCTGGATCTATGGGTCAGTTACAGAGGATATCCTAACTGGGTTTAAGATGCATTGCCATGGCTGGCGGTCGATTTACTGCATACCTAAAAGACCTGCATTCAAAGGTTCCGCGCCTCTCAATCTTTCGGATCGTCTTAACCAGGTTCTTCGGTGGGCTCTTGGATCTATTGAGATCTTCTTCAGCAACCATTGCCCGCTTTGGTATGGGTATGGTGGCGGACTgaaatttttggaaagattttcctACATCAACTCCATCGTCTATCCTTGGACGTCCATTCCACTTCTGGCCTACTGCACGTTGCCGGCCATCTGCTTGTTAACGGGAAAGTTCATCACTCCAGAG CTTAGCAATCTTGCCAGTATCTGGTACATGTCTCTTTTCATCTGCATTTTTGCTACTGGTATTCTGGAAATGAGATGGGCTCGTGTAGCGGTTGACGATTGGTGGAGGAATGAGCAGTTCTGGGTCATTGGAGGTGTATCTGCCCATCTGTTTGCCGTGTTCCAAGGACTTCTCAAGGTGATAGCTGGTGTGGACACGAGCTTCACCGTCACAACAAAGGCTGGAGACGATGAGGAGTTCTCGGAGCTGTACACCTTCAAATGGACAACCCTGTTGATACCCCCGACCACCCTGCTCCTGCTGAACTTCATCGGGGTGGTTGCCGGCATCTCCAACGCTATCAACAACGGATATGAGTCATGGGGGCCTCTCTTCGGGAAGCTCTTCTTTGCGTTCTGGGTGATTGTCCATCTTTACCCGTTCCTCAAGGGTCTTCTTGGAAGGCAGAACAGGACCCCGACGATCGTCATCGTCTGGTCCATCCTGTTGGCTTCTATCATCTCGCTCCTGTGGGTGCGTGTGAACCCTTTCCTTGCCAAGACCGACGGCCCTCTTCTGGAGGAGTGCGGTCTGGACTGCACCTAG